The sequence below is a genomic window from Haematobia irritans isolate KBUSLIRL chromosome 3, ASM5000362v1, whole genome shotgun sequence.
CTATTCAAATGGGGTTTGCCATTTTAgaaatttctaaacattttatgtatgaTTTCTACTatggatttttgaaaaaaaagttcggGAATGATGTAACCTTAGCGTACACTGACACCGATTCCATGGTCCTCGAATTCATAGGTAGGGACTTCTATGAAGAAATAACTCCGGATGATATTAAAGCAAGATTTGATACATCCGACCTACCTCTTAATAATAGATTCAATTTCCCTattgcaaataaaaaagttttgggAATGATGAAAGATGAGAATTCGGGGAGAATAATGACTGAGTTCATAGGGTTGAGGCCAAAAATGTACTCCATGAAAGTGGAGGATTGTgcggaaataaaaaaatctaagggCGTCAAGAAATCTGTGTTAAGAAAATACACATTTGAAACGTATCGTGAGTgtctttttaataaaaagaatttaaGTGATAGCATGCTAGTTTTTAGGTCTAAAAAACACACAGTGtttacaaataaagttaataaaaTAACTTTAAGCTATAACGAcgataaaagaaaaattcgaGAAGATGGCATTAATACATATGCATGGGGCCACTATGCGATTGCAAATGAAAACCATAGCATATCTAGTAATGAAATCGACTTGGAGTCTATAAATCCAATGGTGTTTGATGTTAGTTTGAATGATATTCAAAATCTTGACTTGGCATCAATAAATGATTTAGACGACTTGAATTTGGATTTTGTCGAATAGAATAAGTATAGTACTGATATTATTAAGTATATTCATTAAGTCATTGTaatgtaaaagaaaaaaaacaacattatttatttatttatttttatttatttatttatgtaattTTAACTTATTAACTAAGCAAATCTCATGTAAATAAAgactatttatttatatattcatgtaactatgcaaaaaaaataataaataataataataataaatcaaaaataattctattccTAAATAATTTTTCGGACAACTGCAGTCAAAGGTGTGTATTCCATCAATCGATCATGTAATATAAGACAGTAGGCATGAGTATTTTGAGGGattaatttactcgtttcaatcTCGAGTTTGACATCTATTGGTCCATGCTTTATCATTTCATTTTGATGGATAACATCAATGACTATTATTGGTGATTCTTTGAACTTTTTAAGACTTAAAATTGGATATGACTCCCTTTGATaatagttttcttgaaatttcgtATACATTTCGTAGAGTATGGCATATCGATTctcatcaaattttaaatttaaatcatcaTATGGATAGGTCtcagagttcaaatgaacttttATATTGGTTAAATTACAATGAGCAAACTTTCCTTCTCGTACAAATGCAAACAAAATGAAGCGTGGTCTCTCCCTGTTCAACGACAACTTGACATTCCAATTGCACTTCATCGAACCAAAGAATGTGGGGTTAAAATGGCAATCCCAACTTCGAAATGCAATTGGTAACGACGTACCATCGCGCACTGTTTTCATAACTTTTACTTTCATTATGTCAGAGAGGTGAACATGGGGAATCCTCCACATCACGTTGGTGATGgttaaatttagattttcttTGGGATCCGATGAATAGCATGCTTGGCTATCACTAGAACTTCGCAGAAGTATAAGATCATGTTTGCTATGCAAGATAATTTTATGGAAGTCTTCAGCAAAACCGAGTAACATCTTCAATGGAACATAAAAGTTGAATGTGTTTACGGATATATCCTCTAAAGAACTCCATCCTGCGTTTAGAAGCATATTACTCTCAAAACTTGTTAGAGAtgcgaaattttttattgtacttGATATTCCAAGATATCTCGATCGATCAATTTCAACACCATTAAGCTCATATCGGATTTCATCAAACATGTGCGCTAcacaattgtttttcaaacgagCATTGATTGCTCTTTCTCCACTGGCCACTGTTATGGTACCCTCTATGTAAATATAACTTTCAGCCGGTAATACATACAAATCTTGATTTTGTATGGTTATTCTTATTTCATCATTGTTTTTAAATGAACGAATATATGGGACATAACTATGGTAGTcttttttagtaatattttcatCTGAAAAAGGCTTTTCGGATACATTAAGAATTTCAGTCATTTTGTTTTAAACGAAGGTtgagagattttaaaaattttatattttgcttaGTTAAAGGCAGTAGTCTGCGGTTGGCGGTTTGCACTTGAGTGTTTGCCTTTGACTTTCCGCttatgtttttattataaataatcaTCTGTCAGCTGGCCTTAGATGAATGCGTAAAGTAATTTCCTCTCCGcgaaaatttattattctttCTTCTTGATCTACAATCCACACTTTAAGTGAACTGATTTCTTTGACGTTAACAggtaaataaactaaatttcttGGTATTTCGTCTATTTTATATCCAGGGGAAACATTTATTGCAAATTCATGAATAGTATGCACCGGTAAATTATTCATGAAGGCACCGGATGTAATATTACATTGAATTTGAATTGCATTCACTCTCATAATGTTCACGGGAAGGGATGACTTATGTGTTATGTTGGGTGAGAGAGTCCCTCTTTTGAAACCCAATAATCCTCCGATAGAATGTTCATGATTAAAGTCGATTATATCATGcgaagaaaatatttcaatttgcaATGTATTGTTGTTAGCAACAATTTCAATACTTTTTGACCCATTGTTTCTTCCATAGGCCATTTTTATATAATCGACAATGTCTTCCAATTCATATGATCCTATGGGAATTTCGATTACTTTCTCACCGATATGAAATAGATTGTTATCATTATCGACATTGGGTATAGAGTTGTATGAATGGAAATCAATTAATGCACATTCATAATCTCCAGAGAGCTGCAATGAAGGGAAATATTCCGCGGTTAGAATGGAAGATTTCCCCGTTAGGGCTAGCGTTATTGACATAATGAGTACTATGCTTTGAATGATGtgtttctactatattaaatcgcTTTTATTTATCCAAGAGTTATGTTGATTTGAGAAACCCAGCCATTTGACATAAACACGATCTCCTCtagtttttaaaactttttcaacTAGGTAAGAATTGGGATACTTAGTTCTTTTCAATTCCTCCTCATAAAAACATCCCTTAATGGGGTGCCCCTGATAatcttccaatatatatgttactGGGTTTGTGACTTTGATTAATTTAATACGGAATATTTCTGTACTGAAATTAGGGGTATACcccttttcaaatatatttttatatttgctgATTCGAACAAAATCACCCACCTTGTACTTGTGTgtcttgaatatttttagattgCTATATACGGTATCGAGTAAATCTTGTTCGTTTTTTGAATTTACTTTGTATGGCGGCATTTTTATTGTACGATGTCTCGTTCTATTGTATgaatatattaactttttatagATATCAATCCACTTATAGTTTCCATTGAACGAAAAGTCACGgaacattttactttttaatGTGCGATTGAAGCGTTCAACAATCGATGCCTTCATTACACTATATGTGGAGTAGTGGTTAATGTGATATTTTTCCATTAGCTTTGCAAAATCTTTATTGAAAAACTCTTTACCATCATCTGTTTGTAGGTTCTTTGGTGCCCTTCcttctttcaatattttataaaacgcTGCAGTGACGTCATTCGCATTTTTAGTTTTCGTTGCTTCAGCCCAGGCATATTTGGAGAATGTATCGATAACTGTCAATAGATATTTATAACCACTATTTATTCTGGCGTAATTTCccatttcaactaaatccgcCTGCCACAAATCATCAATCCCTTTCATTATGACTCTACGGCGAGGAAAGTTTTTTCGCGCTTGAGCATGAATTTCATTTACGATTCCCCTTCTCTCCATGATCAATCCTGTTTGTTGTATATGAATGTTGGCGAGGGATACAATTTACTTATAGcctcaaaaatgtttgctaGTGAGGTCTTTAATTCCGAAATCTGTTCCTGCGTTTTGTAAAATTCCACGCTTAActcttttttgaatatttcttgTGAGCGTGTGATTTGTGCTTGTAAATAAGCTTTGTTGACTGCGTCTCGATCTTCTGTCGGCGCAcccaagtttttaatttttttagtttgtataTCGAGGTTATAATGCCGGTCAAAAgtaattcccaaaattttttgagcATTTCTTCTTAGGATTTCCGAGTTGGAGAAGTGTCCGAACTTGTCGACGCTCATCTTGATAATAATATGCCAAAACAAAggttaataaattatattagCCTCTCTTAGCTCCtctataattgatactatttcatTACTATGATTAGTATGACCTGCATTTTGCGATGCAATCAACAGCTTGAGACGTTCAACTAATTCATTGGGATCATCCCAATATATATAGTTGGGTTTTTGCATGTTTACTTTCATTAATCCTTCACCCACGTGAGTACTTTGAAATAGTTTCCTTataatatttatgtattttgtaCCCTTGCTTGCTTTAATTTTTCCCTCAGGCTTGTAATCTCTTTTATGGGCATTcgtatttaacaatattttcttatagatttccaattcagACTTATCAtagttttgtggatttttataaaaaagaagttcAAATAGACCTGGGGTGCGACCCCATCTTTGATTTCctataataattttatcatCAGTCAAATGAAGATCGCTATTTCCAAACTTCCAAACACCATCACTATCTTTATGCGGACCGAAACATGTGTCCAGTTTTTTTCTGGTTTGTAAGGTGTTCAGGTCATACAAAACGTCTTCATCTTCCGATTGTGAATAGAAatggtcatcatcatcatcattattaccaccaccaccatcatcataatcatcatcgttttcaactttttcatttttcatggatgtcgatagcttgttattttcctctattttaatttcctttttcgGCGCTTGTCCCTCAAAATGAATAGgttgtttttcatatgacattttaagaatttttttcagtggTACTGTCAATGGTTTAAAAGTACTTTCAAGCTGTGTATTTAGCTCGATTTCACCATGCTTTAAAGCATCAAATTTTCTTCTAAGAATTTTTCTTGTCTTTACGACTTGTTTTAAAGTAATTTCATCCATTATTGCGTCTgctttaaatgaaatgtttttcattactaaACATGTATATAGGTATCGAATCCTTTTCTATATCGTCCTTCGTTAATTTCGTCATCCTTACTTATTGTTAAAAATTGATACTTTTCTTTCCAACATTCACGAcataattctttaaatttttcatatgacatGTCACTCACAACATTATCATCGTAAACATGTTTTAAATTCATCTCatcttgtttaaaaataataataaaattcacaTTATCTCGAACTAAATGTTTTGGAATTCGCGTGTATGTCTgacacaaataaaaacaatctaTATTCTTATGTctacccatacaaaaataagcACGAATATTATTTTGCTTTTCTCAAGCCACATCATCGAAAATCATTAATGAGTTTGGCTTAGCCGCATCTGGTGATATCACATCACTATTGTCGGAAAAAGTGTACAGCCCCATTCCCTTTATAGGCTTTAAGAGAGTTTTCAAATATTCATATTTTGGTTGGTATAGCGATTTCGAATACAGAtatatgttctcaaattttagtACGTTGGGACTCTCTATTAAACTAATCATGGTATTCGTTTTTCCGCAATTTGAAGGACCCACAATTAGAGCTCGATTTGAATTCGGTAACAAAGTACTATGTCTAGTTTTAATAGgacttttatgtagaaaatcatAGTTTTGTACTTTAATATTCTTATCCTGCTTTACTAAGCGCATTTTGAAgactgtaaattaaaaaaaataatcaccgccatatatgttttccttttttttatattttagagtgaaatgaaaacaaaataaagaaaaaaaaaatagtatataaaatgtttgtttatgcgaaaaataaaattaatcgtACAAAAACAATCAAAGGAAGAGGACttgttaataatttaattaacgcACTCCCATTCGAAGTGCACTTGCCTGGTTATCAATATTGCGGACCGGGAACTAAGCTACAAAAACGCTTGGAGCGGGGAGATAAGGGAATAAATGGATTAGATTCTGCTTGCAAAGTTCATGATATTGCATATTCTGAAAGCCAAGATCTGGATCATAGACATAAAGCGGATAGAGAATTATCAGAGAGAGCCTGGCAACGTGTGTTAGCAAAAGACAGCAGttggggtgaaaaaataaatgcttATTTAGTTGCGAATGCGATGAaagcaaagacaaaatttggtatgggattGAAAAAGAAAAGCAAGAAACCCAATTGTGGGAAAAATATATTCACTGGTGCAGTTAGAAAAGCAAATGCTGTTTTGAAAAGACAAAAACCTTCTGATATCAAAGCTGCTATAAAGGTGGCTAGAAACGTTATTGGTAAATCTTTCAAGGGGAAAAAGGCACAAATTGTAATCCCGCGAGTTATAAGAGTCCCAAAAATTGGTGGTTTTCTTCCTTTAATACCCATTTTAACAGCACTCAGTGCGGTAGGTGCGTTAGCATCAGGTGGTGCTTCCATAGCCAAAGCTGTTAACTCTGCTAAAAATGCCAAGCAACAGCTGGAGGAGAATGCACGCCATAACAGAGCGATGGAAAGTGTGGCGATGGGAAAAGGTCTTTACCTGAAGCCCTTCAAGAAGGGTATGGGTATTGTAATAAATGAGAAagagaacaaaaataacaatcaacagaaaataaaaaactgaTAAAAATGCTACCCGAAAGAGCGCTAACAGATAATGATTTGAAGACGTTTGCCACAAAACACATTCGACACTTTAGAGGCGTCTATATGCGAGATAAACTACCGAAAAAGCCGCATACATTTGAGTGTGGTATTGTAAACCTCGATAGTTACATGGGGAGTGGCACCCATTGGGTAGCATATCACAAACAGAAAGATCTAATTGAATACTTTGATAGTTTCGGCAATTTGCAGCCACccttagaaattttaaattatttagggAATAGAATAAATTACAATTACACACGAGTACAGaaatttaattcttttaatTGTGGTCACTTATGTCTTTTATTCCTtagtaaatttcaataaaaagaaaaacatacaaatcatttttttatttttttattttattttattgtttcataGCCTACATTTGCATATGAATTATAAATTTCAacatcttttttaataattttcttcatttttttaccaaattcaaaacaaaGGCGTGTTAAATCAATTGCTACCTCCTTTTCATAAACCTCCACAATTTCTCTCATTTGAATGTGAGTTTTATTTAGTCTAGCACAAGTGGGTATgtaaaaattagaataaaagtatgaaatttgtttttgtaaaatcgcATTCCAGCAAATAAATGTCGTAAAGAATATGCCAACTCGAGTAACGGCACGCCATGTTTCTGCATCAATTTTGATTTTCCCATTGTTTTGACGAAAAACCAGGAAACATTGTCCTCCCTTTTGACGAAAATCAAATCTGATATGCTCGTTGGGTACGTCATTCAACAGATTGAAGGAATCGAAAAACTCAAACTGATCCAGTCTGAGCTGTATGTACTCCTTGTAGGTCATCAGATGAAGCCACATCGCACGAGAAAatcctacaaaatttttttcttgtcttGAAACCAAATTAATGGTTCAAAACAAAAAGTGGTGGAGAATCCACATGTCACTTTGAGACatgtgttgacaaaatattcaaaatcaaAAACGACATCATGATTCTTGAACATTTCTTCTATGGCCACGTTTTTctccattttctttagaagtatttTCAAGACTGTTagcttttctaaataaaaaccgTATATATAGGGGCTTTGAGAAGCTAATTCATTTAGTCTATTTAGTAAATCCATAATACAATGACAACTCTCAGAAGGAATAATTATGCTGTGTTGGATTTCCAGTTCTGCCACGGCAACGATAAcagtatttatataaaagagtTATCATATATGGGCGGTTCTTCGATTGTACCCAATTACTTCCTTTTCAAACGACCTTTTGATTTCCGAGAGCTAACCAGAATGGGACGtcgaaaaaacatttactgtcgGAAATTTGTACATGGACTGGATTGGATGGATGGTGATATAGACTACATCAATGTTGGCGATATTCTCTCACCGCTCAATTGCTATGATTATATCTTCTGCTTTGGGAAAGCCAAAAAAGATTTTCTAATGAAGTATTTAAATGTTAGAATCATAAATCTAGAGtataaaacaagcttttcaaaACTGAATAACTATTATACATCATGTGAAATTCATTCTGATAATAGATTTAAGTGCTCTCTCAATaatgttttcaaactttttgtataTTTAGAATCGAATTTctgtcatgtacaaaattttattaatgaaaaaataactaaataaataaataaaaaaaaaaaaaaaaaacttttttttttttattcttgtcaTCATTCTATAGctttatttgatttgattagAAACAGTAAAGTTAATCCACACACTAGAAATAcatgaaaaatattgtaaaaggtgTAAACATAATTTGCttcgaatatattatgtttgctttTCGCTCCCGCTCGCTTCATATTCAATCCACAAATATCATATCCTATTGGTTGAAGTAGGTGATCCAACTCTTCCTCACACAATGGAATATTATTCGTAGCACATCGTCTCAACAATGGACAAATCGGTGACCATCGCATATGTTCAGAAATAACATCATCATCGGTCTCCCAAGATTGTATTTCCACATGACAGAAATAGCATTTCACCTTATCATTTTCACCAGTATAGAAAAGACCACTCTTTGCCATATCATTCCAATTTTTTAGCTTTCCCGCCCAA
It includes:
- the LOC142231213 gene encoding uncharacterized protein LOC142231213; translation: MTEILNVSEKPFSDENITKKDYHSYVPYIRSFKNNDEIRITIQNQDLYVLPAESYIYIEGTITVASGERAINARLKNNCVAHMFDEIRYELNGVEIDRSRYLGISSTIKNFASLTSFESNMLLNAGWSSLEDISVNTFNFYVPLKMLLGFAEDFHKIILHSKHDLILLRSSSDSQACYSSDPKENLNLTITNVMWRIPHVHLSDIMKVKVMKTVRDGTSLPIAFRSWDCHFNPTFFGSMKCNWNVKLSLNRERPRFILFAFVREGKFAHCNLTNIKVHLNSETYPYDDLNLKFDENRYAILYEMYTKFQENYYQRESYPILSLKKFKESPIIVIDVIHQNEMIKHGPIDVKLEIETSKLIPQNTHAYCLILHDRLMEYTPLTAVVRKII